In Nocardioides sp. zg-1228, a single window of DNA contains:
- a CDS encoding copper resistance protein CopC yields MSRDRAPVARRLVRLVAVLLTGLVVALTVGTGAPASAHADLVSTDPAEGAVLDAAPEQMAFTFTEAVAGVADGVQVFDAVGGVVPSSSAVKGKVLTVGLDQEVGDGTYVVVWRVISEDGHPVSGSLSFSIGAASETVQVPPAAATPTDDVPWTLTAARWLGYVGLLLCVGLAWFVAAVLPAADDDTRARRRLVRVLRVAAPLTAVAWLVGLPLTALYQSGGGADSLMQSAAWSTMASTEYVVAACVALGVLLATLMVGTAGPGRTRGRVALAAAVVAACAPALTGHTRAASPEALVVGVDMLHLLAGSVWLGGLVALVLVLPVLAGRGPVAADVLARFSTVAAGVLAVLVVSGTVLAWRIMGSLTALFDTGYGRLLAIKIGVALLVVAIAGWNRYAVLPRVRAAGPSDDLGSGARLVVRAAATEAVLLVVLLLVTGMLVDRNPEADRGADSAGAAEPGVQTGMLGEHAVEVTLDPLATGANTVSVSTRDAAGEPFEGFDAPRIRVESDDIDLGEIALESIAPGEYAGDVVLPAPGTWRVQMSLRVSEFDNPVQTFAFSVGDG; encoded by the coding sequence GGGGGCCGTGCTCGACGCCGCCCCCGAGCAGATGGCGTTCACGTTCACCGAGGCGGTCGCCGGGGTCGCCGACGGGGTCCAGGTCTTCGACGCCGTCGGCGGCGTGGTGCCCTCGTCCTCGGCCGTCAAGGGCAAGGTGCTCACGGTCGGCCTCGACCAGGAGGTCGGCGACGGCACCTACGTGGTGGTCTGGCGGGTCATCTCCGAGGACGGCCACCCCGTCAGCGGGTCGCTGAGCTTCTCGATCGGCGCGGCGAGCGAGACGGTGCAGGTGCCACCGGCCGCCGCCACCCCCACCGACGACGTGCCGTGGACCCTCACGGCCGCGCGGTGGCTCGGCTACGTCGGCCTGCTGTTGTGCGTCGGGCTGGCGTGGTTCGTCGCGGCGGTGCTGCCTGCCGCCGACGACGACACGCGGGCACGCCGACGACTGGTCCGGGTGCTGCGCGTCGCCGCGCCGCTCACGGCGGTGGCGTGGCTGGTCGGGCTCCCGCTCACCGCCCTCTACCAGTCCGGCGGCGGCGCCGACTCGCTGATGCAGTCCGCGGCGTGGTCGACGATGGCGAGCACCGAGTACGTGGTCGCGGCCTGCGTGGCGCTGGGCGTGCTGCTCGCGACCCTGATGGTAGGCACCGCCGGGCCCGGTCGCACGCGCGGGCGGGTCGCGCTGGCGGCCGCCGTCGTGGCCGCCTGCGCGCCGGCACTGACCGGGCACACCCGGGCGGCCTCGCCCGAGGCGCTCGTGGTGGGCGTCGACATGCTGCACCTGCTCGCCGGCAGCGTGTGGCTCGGCGGGCTGGTCGCCCTGGTGCTGGTGCTGCCCGTGCTCGCCGGGCGTGGCCCGGTCGCGGCCGACGTGCTCGCCAGGTTCTCGACGGTCGCCGCAGGCGTGCTGGCCGTCCTCGTCGTCTCCGGCACGGTGCTGGCCTGGCGGATCATGGGGTCGCTCACCGCGCTGTTCGACACCGGCTACGGCCGACTGCTGGCGATCAAGATCGGCGTGGCCCTGCTCGTGGTCGCCATCGCCGGGTGGAACAGGTACGCCGTGCTGCCGCGGGTGCGCGCCGCGGGTCCGTCGGACGACCTGGGCTCCGGCGCCCGCCTCGTGGTCCGGGCCGCCGCGACCGAGGCCGTCCTCCTCGTCGTGCTGCTGCTGGTGACCGGGATGCTGGTCGACCGCAACCCGGAGGCCGATCGAGGCGCCGACTCCGCCGGGGCCGCGGAGCCGGGCGTGCAGACCGGCATGCTCGGCGAGCACGCGGTCGAGGTCACCCTCGACCCGCTCGCCACAGGGGCCAACACCGTGTCGGTGTCGACGCGCGACGCCGCAGGCGAGCCCTTCGAGGGCTTCGACGCACCAAGGATCCGCGTCGAGTCCGACGACATCGACCTCGGTGAGATCGCCCTCGAGTCGATCGCACCGGGGGAGTACGCCGGCGACGTGGTGCTGCCGGCGCCGGGCACCTGGCGGGTGCAGATGTCGTTGCGGGTGAGCGAGTTCGACAACCCCGTGCAGACGTTCGCCTTCAGCGTCGGCGACGGGTGA
- a CDS encoding IclR family transcriptional regulator, producing the protein MTSNDDRPGVTGGVPVKSAARVLDLLEDIAAHGPATRAELSLRMGIPKSSMHAVLRTMTERGWLELDHARGAYRLGFGSMAVSAAHVEDDPVIARAAPILDRLAAATGETVHLGRLHGSHVVFLDKRESARPVPMASAVGRRMPAWSTSLGRAVLATRPVAVREALVPGAITRMTQHTRTDRAAVLAAIEQASVRGYAVESQEVCPGIRCFAVAVGALVPAGAPVHAVSVAVPLARLDRSREARVVRSLLELGPRAAGRAPSV; encoded by the coding sequence ATGACCAGCAACGACGACCGGCCCGGCGTGACGGGCGGTGTCCCCGTCAAGTCCGCCGCCCGCGTCCTCGACCTGCTCGAGGACATCGCGGCGCACGGCCCGGCCACCCGGGCGGAGCTGTCGCTGCGGATGGGCATCCCCAAGAGCAGCATGCACGCGGTGCTGAGGACGATGACCGAGCGCGGCTGGCTCGAGCTCGACCACGCCCGGGGCGCCTATCGCCTCGGGTTCGGCTCGATGGCGGTGAGCGCGGCCCACGTCGAGGACGACCCCGTGATCGCCCGCGCCGCGCCGATCCTCGACCGGCTGGCGGCCGCGACCGGGGAGACGGTGCACCTCGGCCGGCTGCACGGCTCCCACGTGGTCTTCCTCGACAAGCGCGAGTCGGCCCGCCCGGTGCCGATGGCCTCGGCCGTCGGGCGGCGGATGCCGGCCTGGTCCACGTCGCTCGGCCGGGCGGTCCTGGCCACCCGGCCCGTGGCGGTGCGCGAGGCACTGGTGCCGGGGGCGATCACCAGGATGACCCAGCACACCCGCACCGACCGCGCGGCCGTGCTGGCCGCGATCGAGCAGGCGTCCGTCCGCGGCTACGCGGTGGAGAGCCAGGAGGTGTGTCCGGGCATCCGGTGCTTCGCCGTGGCGGTCGGGGCGCTGGTGCCGGCCGGCGCCCCGGTCCACGCGGTCAGCGTGGCCGTGCCGCTCGCTCGCCTCGACCGGTCCCGCGAGGCCCGCGTCGTGAGGTCGCTGCTCGAGCTCGGCCCCCGGGCGGCCGGCCGCGCACCCTCGGTCTAG